The Plutella xylostella chromosome 9, ilPluXylo3.1, whole genome shotgun sequence genome has a segment encoding these proteins:
- the LOC105387061 gene encoding putative thiosulfate sulfurtransferase, mitochondrial, which produces MYSKVIRNITLLSKFKAVSQYVNNYPACSSSLISTINTSPQLLVAARRQYSNSTPEEMIVDFDYVKKASAAKNKVIIDVREPDEIKEHGKIPNSINIPLGDVSSALSTLPDKEFEKLYGTKKPAEDAEIIFYCMIGKRSGMAQQNAISLGFKNARNYLGSWTDWARKSN; this is translated from the exons ATGTATTCAAAGGTCATCCGAAACATAACCCTTTTATCAAAATTCAAAGCGGTATCGCAATATGTCAATAATTACCCGGCATGCAGTAGTTCAT TAATATCTACCATCAACACTTCACCACAGCTACTTGTAGCGGCACGTCGCCAATATTCTAATTCAACACCTGAAGAGATGATTGTAGATTTTGATTATGTGAAGAAAGCTTCTGCTGCGAAAAACAAAGTCATAATAGATGTCAGAGAACCAGACGAAATTAAAGAACATGGAAAAATTCCCAATAGCATCAACATACCcc tgGGGGATGTTAGTAGTGCCCTTAGCACATTACCAGATAAAGAGTTTGAGAAACTATATGGTACAAAAAAACCAGCAGAAGATgctgaaataatattttattgcatgaTTGGGAAGAGATCTGGAATGGCCCAACAAAATGCAATAAGCCTTGgttttaaaaa tgCAAGAAATTACCTCGGTAGCTGGACAGATTGGGCCCGAAAAAGCAATTAG
- the LOC105387062 gene encoding charged multivesicular body protein 5, translated as MNRIFGRGKPKTPGPSITDCIGSVDSRADNIEQKVQKLDTELRKYKDQMAKMREGPAKNSVKQKAMRVLKQKKMYEQQLENLRNQSFNMEQANYATQTLKDTQATVAAMKDGVTQMKKEFKKINIDQIEDVNDELADMLEQADEVQDALGRQYGMPEIDDDELAAELDALGDEIALDDDTSYLDDVVSAPAAPDREPGADSVRNKDGVPVDEFGLPQVPAAQTTR; from the exons ATGAATAGGATATTTGGTAGAGGAAAACCCAAAACTCCAGGACCGAGTATTACTGATTGTATTGGCAGT GTGGACAGCCGAGCTGATAATATTGAGCAAAAGGTGCAGAAGCTTGATACTGAGCTCCGGAAATACAAAGATCAAATGGCTAAAATGCGCGAAGGACCAGCTAAAAACTCTGTAAAACAGAAAGCTATGAGGGTACTCAAACAAAAGAAGAT GTATGAGCAGCAGCTGGAGAATCTTCGGAACCAGTCCTTCAACATGGAGCAGGCCAACTACGCCACGCAGACCTTAAAAGACACACAGGCTACGGTGGCCGCCATGAAAGATGGAGTCACTCAAATGAAGAAAGAATTTAAGAAAATCAATATTGATCAAATTGAG GACGTGAACGACGAGCTAGCAGACATGTTGGAGCAGGCGGACGAGGTGCAGGACGCGCTCGGCCGCCAGTACGGCATGCCCGAGATCGACGACGACGAGCTAGCCGCTGAGCTTGACGCACTGG GCGACGAGATAGCCCTAGACGACGACACGTCCTACCTAGACGACGTGGTGTCGGCCCCGGCGGCCCCAGACCGCGAGCCGGGGGCCGACAGCGTGCGAAACAAGGACGGCGTGCCGGTCGACGAGTTCGGCCTGCCGCAGGTGCCCGCCGCGCAGACCACGCGCTGA
- the LOC105387058 gene encoding RWD domain-containing protein 1, translated as MDYNYEQTSELEALDSIYCGDMEVLETKPFHKFSIPIKSEGFDDGEGLACTLTFTYTAKYPEELPVIEVDDEENFEDIIDTDEFLEHLQKQGEENLGMVMIFTLVSAGQEWLNEKYDTLKREKEERLLAKIKADEEAEQKRFEGTRVTVETFLVWRKQFELDMGIAAKRERDAKEKSKLTGKELFLRDQTLNESDLKFLEDGDAVKVDESLFQDLDDLDISDEDDEDYVPGRSSDSE; from the exons ATGGATTATAACTATGAGCAGACAAGTGAACTTGAAGCTTTGGATTCAATTTATTGTGGTGATATGGAAG TTTTAGAGACGAAACCATTTCATAAGTTCAGTATACCCATCAAATCAGAGGGTTTTGACGATGGAGAAGGTTTGGCCTGTACATTGACATTTACGTACACTGCCAAATACCCTGAAGAACTGCCGGTCATTGAAGTAGACGACGAAGAAAATTTCGAGGATATTATTGACACAGACGAATTTTTGGAGCATTTACAAAAACAG GGTGAAGAAAATCTAGGCATGGTAATGATATTCACATTAGTGTCAGCAGGCCAGGAATGGTTGAATGAAAAGTATGACACATTAAAGAGAGAAAAGGAAGAGAGACTGCTTGCTAAGATAAAAGCAGATGAAGAAGCTGAACAG AAACGCTTTGAAGGCACAAGAGTGACAGTGGAAACATTCCTAGTGTGGAGGAAACAGTTTGAACTGGACATGGGCATCGCAGCCAAGAGGGAAAGAGATGCCAAAGAAAAGAGCAAACTGACGGGCAAAGAACTGTTCCTTAGAGACCAGACGCTTAACGAGTCTGACTTGAAGTTCCTGGAGGATG GTGATGCAGTGAAAGTTGATGAGTCATTGTTCCAAGATCTCGACGACCTCGACATATCCGACGAGGATGACGAGGACTACGTCCCCGGCCGCAGCAGCGACAGCGAATAG
- the LOC105387059 gene encoding rhodanese domain-containing protein CG4456 isoform X2 has protein sequence MMINSIVANALRLATKNVWNLPVWPSISIKCAKPQTICVATRFYSTDDTNNKKMVDPKRVVSYEDVMKNLNKPEKVIIDVRNPDEVNSTGKIPSSINIPLGSVQDVLSMSDEQFRQNYQRNKPACDDELIFYCRSGKSSKTYLGSWDDWSSRQK, from the exons ATGATGATTAATTCAATCGTGGCAAACGCTCTTCGTCTAGCAACAAAAAATGTATGGAATTTACCGGTGTGGCCTTCAATAAGTATAAAGT GTGCAAAGCCACAAACAATTTGCGTAGCGACTAGGTTTTATTCTACCGACgatacaaacaataaaaaaatggtggATCCCAAGCGGGTAGTCAGCTATGAAGATGTCATGAAAAACTTAAACAAACCTGAGAAAGTAATAATAGATGTCCGTAACCCTGATGAAGTAAACAGCACTGGAAAGATTCCTTCAAGTATTAATATACCAT TGGGAAGTGTACAGGATGTGCTCTCCATGTCAGATGAACAGTTCAGGCAGAATTATCAGCGCAATAAGCCAGCTTGTGATGATGAGTTGATCTTCTATTGTCGCTCTGGAAAAAG CTCCAAAACTTATCTTGGAAGTTGGGATGACTGGTCAAGCAGACAGAAGTAG
- the LOC105387059 gene encoding rhodanese domain-containing protein CG4456 isoform X3 — protein sequence MVDPKRVVSYEDVMKNLNKPEKVIIDVRNPDEVNSTGKIPSSINIPLGSVQDVLSMSDEQFRQNYQRNKPACDDELIFYCRSGKRSTEALDKALKLGFSNSKTYLGSWDDWSSRQK from the exons atggtggATCCCAAGCGGGTAGTCAGCTATGAAGATGTCATGAAAAACTTAAACAAACCTGAGAAAGTAATAATAGATGTCCGTAACCCTGATGAAGTAAACAGCACTGGAAAGATTCCTTCAAGTATTAATATACCAT TGGGAAGTGTACAGGATGTGCTCTCCATGTCAGATGAACAGTTCAGGCAGAATTATCAGCGCAATAAGCCAGCTTGTGATGATGAGTTGATCTTCTATTGTCGCTCTGGAAAAAGGTCTACTGAAGCTTTAGATAAGGCTCTCAAACTTGGCTTTTCAAA CTCCAAAACTTATCTTGGAAGTTGGGATGACTGGTCAAGCAGACAGAAGTAG
- the LOC105387059 gene encoding rhodanese domain-containing protein CG4456 isoform X1: MMINSIVANALRLATKNVWNLPVWPSISIKCAKPQTICVATRFYSTDDTNNKKMVDPKRVVSYEDVMKNLNKPEKVIIDVRNPDEVNSTGKIPSSINIPLGSVQDVLSMSDEQFRQNYQRNKPACDDELIFYCRSGKRSTEALDKALKLGFSNSKTYLGSWDDWSSRQK, encoded by the exons ATGATGATTAATTCAATCGTGGCAAACGCTCTTCGTCTAGCAACAAAAAATGTATGGAATTTACCGGTGTGGCCTTCAATAAGTATAAAGT GTGCAAAGCCACAAACAATTTGCGTAGCGACTAGGTTTTATTCTACCGACgatacaaacaataaaaaaatggtggATCCCAAGCGGGTAGTCAGCTATGAAGATGTCATGAAAAACTTAAACAAACCTGAGAAAGTAATAATAGATGTCCGTAACCCTGATGAAGTAAACAGCACTGGAAAGATTCCTTCAAGTATTAATATACCAT TGGGAAGTGTACAGGATGTGCTCTCCATGTCAGATGAACAGTTCAGGCAGAATTATCAGCGCAATAAGCCAGCTTGTGATGATGAGTTGATCTTCTATTGTCGCTCTGGAAAAAGGTCTACTGAAGCTTTAGATAAGGCTCTCAAACTTGGCTTTTCAAA CTCCAAAACTTATCTTGGAAGTTGGGATGACTGGTCAAGCAGACAGAAGTAG
- the LOC105387081 gene encoding tubby-related protein 4 produces the protein MHLHFERNVNAKCDCTILSLSWMGKVPDELPEEEGWKLNRNNYYQEGWLATGNVRGVVGVTFTSSHARRPSELPLRTNYNLRGHRSDVILVKWNEPYQKLASCDSSGVIFVWIKYEGRWSIELINDRSTPVTHFSWSHDGRMALICYQDGFVLVGSVAGQRYWSSMLSLDARITCGCWTPDDAQVYLGTASAQLVVMDVHGAMVSQVQLVAEGGIISMAWSCEKFKMEEGEEGAESGGGHVLAVALGNGEIVLLRGHDDVSPVRVRTGLRGNTLAMEWANSRELLAVAGTLLPEGTESPDSPPFKNVVKFYSDVGSLIYTVPVPYNQAKVSALTWGHAARRLFVACGGAVATARVWRVVAPLQLLARVRAAQSLAAPQAAAQLPLPPRLMPLVASLFAHTIRCNVPECNDLRRFVSRPPASPGRLHCTMLRHDDEEAGAYTLYLEHLGGLVPLLKGRRTSKIRPEFVIFDPQAEGENLTNRLTARESSSSSSTSSAGRASPRAPRTPRLRRRLPDHTDSSDTEREEGCSGSPRLQRRRRARERRKMCSAERDEANEELAYIDSLPEDIRLVEVTSNIWGTKFKMHGLAKNVPANLGQVTYKTSLLHLQPRQMTLMITELRDDYPVGPDPTFNPNIFSEDEEDVFQSNDNANNSPSHTNNNIRRKLTLNERVNNTNNIIQNETAINNNANPSLARAESYDEFPYIDTNNESVSNVPETVYSAPVRHTPAATERRVSGTNSVPNRHAISPLRCEGSVPTLQSPKNAVAPTDIIFERPSPQTVTCGGRGDFCGGRTDYSVRGDNVSLKSNIDQQPFSLNLSLEPSRQVTIKKCDNHVTDNCLSKLRKNICSRGESGSYETRILKSLCNKNYENEVHPDAISRRGDTLKNLQKSEDLKFIDEESPAEGAAGAGRGARGAVAISPVVGGPPAAMPRSCSVGYLDLVEHAAVPLAALRDPPRRLVLVHNKRHRRHHRNREHFKTDANKPNDLAKTPSLKKCGKSKSLDSSELNLSSEKSGKRSSRLDLHASKVEELVSSRTSTEETSTSAEEARGRARNYPVCTSCRLVAPYDRRPPASPYVCAACTAPAPRAAPPPAPAPPADSDSDYSKYYSSLEQLALRLLASRSKSRSKQLQRESASAPTSPRPARSQPASPAPAPRPARQRYSSASPIRQLLNSPLLNRRRNKKASESSDDENSNGGYSEVNGRNYRDLESFQKAQLRNKIKRAGGNINTAAAEPRPSDKQTKRQLVMHNKAPMWNENSQVYQLDFGGRVTQESAKNFQIEYHGKQVMQFGRIDGNAYTLDFQYPFSALQAFAVALANVTQRLK, from the exons GTGATCCTGGTGAAATGGAACGAGCCCTACCAGAAGCTGGCCTCCTGTGACAGCTCTGGCGTGATCTTCGTGTGGATCAAGTACGAGGGGCGCTGGAGCATCGAGCTGATCAACGACCGGAGCACGCCTGTCACACACTTCTCGTGGTCGCacgacggccgaatggcgctTATTTGCTACCAG GACGGCTTCGTGCTCGTGGGTTCCGTGGCCGGGCAGCGCTACTGGTCGTCGATGCTGTCGCTGGACGCGCGCATCACGTGCGGCTGCTGGACGCCGGACGACGCGCAGGTGTACCTCGGCACGGCATCCGCGCAGCTCGTGGTCATGGACGTGCATGGGGCTATGGTGTCGCAG GTCCAGTTAGTAGCAGAAGGCGGCATAATCTCCATGGCGTGGTCGTGCGAAAAGTTCAAGATGGAGGAAGGGGAGGAGGGCGCGGAGAGCGGGGGGGGACACGTGTTGGCCGTGGCCCTGGGCAACGGGGAGATCGTGTTGCTACGGGGACACGATGACGTCAGCCCCGTGCGGGTGCGGACAGGGTTGCGGGGGAATACCCTGGCCATGGAGTGGGCCAACTCGAGGGAGCTGCTGGCGGTCGCTGGCACGCTTTTGCCTG AAGGGACAGAATCTCCTGACTCGCCCCCGTTCAAGAATGTAGTGAAGTTCTACTCAGACGTCGGCAGTCTCATCTACACAGTGCCCGTGCCCTATAatcag GCAAAAGTCTCAGCTCTAACCTGGGGCCACGCGGCGCGGCGTCTCTTCGTTGCTtgcggcggcgcggtggcCACGGCGCGCGTGTGGCGAGTGGTGGCTCCACTACAGTTACTGGCCAGGGTGCGAGCCGCGCAGTCGCTGGCCGCGCCGCAAGCCGCCGCCCAGCTGCCGCTGCCGCCGAGGCTGATGCCGCTGGTGGCTAGTCTGTTTGCTCATACGATTAGG TGCAACGTGCCCGAATGCAACGACCTCCGCCGCTTCGTGTCCCGCCCGCCCGCGTCGCCCGGCCGCCTTCACTGCACCATGTTACGTCATGACGACGAGGAGGCTGGAGCTTACACCCTGTACCTCGAGCATCTGGGCGGACTGGTGCCGCTGCTCAAGGGAAGAAGGACCAGCAAGATCCGACCGGAGTTCGTGATCTTTGATCCGCAGGCTGAAG GCGAGAACCTAACCAACAGACTGACAGCGCGTGagagcagcagcagcagcagcaccaGCAGCGCGGGGCGCGCCTCCCCCCGCGCGCCACGCACcccgcgcctgcgccgccgcctgcCAGACCATACCGACTCTTCTGACACTGAGAGAGAAGAGG GATGCTCCGGATCGCCGAGGCTACAGAGAAGGCGGAGAGCGAGAGAGCGACGGAAAATGTGCAGCGCAGAGAGAGACGAGGCGAACGAGGAGTTGGCGTACATCGACTCACTGCCCGAG GATATCCGTCTAGTAGAAGTAACGTCCAACATTTGGGGGACTAAATTCAAAATGCACGGATTAGCCAAGAATGTGCCTGCCAACTTAGGACAAGTGACGTACAAGACTTCCTTGCTACACCTGCAGCCGCGACAAATGACTCTTATGATCACTGAACTGAGGGACGATTATCCAGTAGGTCCAGACCCCACTTTTAACCCTAACATATTTTCGGAAGATGAAGAAGACGTCTTCCAATCGAATGATAATGCTAACAACTCGCCGTCCCatactaataataacattagaAGGAAACTAACGCTGAACGAAAGGGTCAATAACACCAACAACATAATCCAGAATGAGACTGCCATTAATAATAACGCGAACCCTTCTTTAGCTCGCGCCGAATCTTATGACGAGTTTCCTTATATTGATACTAATAATGAGAGTGTGAGTAATGTGCCGGAGACTGTGTACAGCGCCCCGGTGCGCCACACGCCCGCGGCGACCGAGCGGCGCGTGAGTGGAACTAACAGTGTGCCGAACCGACACGCCATCTCACCGCTCCGGTGTGAAGGATCAGTACCAACATTACAGTCCCCTAAAAACGCTGTAGCACCAACCGACATCATATTCGAGAGGCCCTCCCCACAAACAGTCACCTGCGGAGGTCGAGGAGACTTCTGTGGAGGCAGAACAGACTATAGCGTCCGCGGGGACAACGTCTCACTAAAGTCCAATATCGATCAGCAACCGTTTAGCCTTAATTTAAGCCTAGAACCGAGTAGACAAGTAACCATTAAGAAGTGTGACAACCACGTCACCGACAATTGCCTTTCGAAGCTTCGAAAGAACATCTGCAGCCGTGGAGAGTCGGGGTCTTATGAAACTAGGATATTGAAGTCTCTGTGCAACAAGAATTACGAGAATGAGGTGCATCCGGATGCGATCTCGCGTCGGGGAGATACGTTAAAGAACCTTCAGAAGAGTGAGGATTTGAAGTTTATTGATGAGGAGTCGCCGGCGgagggcgcggcgggggcgggtcggggggcgcggggcgcggtgGCCATCAGCCCGGTGGTGGGGGGCCCGCCGGCCGCCATGCCGCGCTCGTGCAGCGTGGGCTACCTGGACCTGGTGGAGCACGCCGCCGTCCCGCTGGCCGCGCTGCGCgacccgccgcgccgcctcgTGCTCGTGCACAACAAGCGACACCGCAGGCATCACAGGAACAGAGAACACTTCAAGACAGATGCAAACAAGCCGAACGATCTCGCCAAGACTCCGAGCCTGAAGAAGTGCGGGAAGTCAAAGAGCTTAGACTCGAGCGAGTTGAACCTGTCGTCTGAGAAGAGCGGCAAGCGGTCGTCGCGGCTGGACTTGCACGCGTCGAAGGTTGAGGAGTTGGTCAGCAGTAGGACTAGCACGGAGGAGACCAGCACAAGTGCGGAGGaggcgcgggggcgcgcgcgCAACTACCCCGTGTGCACGTCGTGCCGGCTCGTGGCTCCCTACGACCGGCGCCCGCCCGCCTCGCCCTACGTGTGCGCCGCCTGcaccgcccccgcgccccgcgccgcacccccgcccgcgcccgcgccgcccgcagACAGCGACTCTGACTACAGCAAGTATTATA GTTCACTCGAACAACTGGCCCTCCGTCTCCTGGCATCCCGCAGCAAGTCGCGCAGCAAGCAGCTGCAACGGGAGAGTGCGTCGGCGCCGACGTCCCCGCGGCCGGCGCGCAGCCAGCCCGcctcgcccgcgcccgcgccccgcccggCGCGGCAGCGGTATTCCTCTGCGTCGCCGATACG ACAACTGTTGAACTCGCCACTGCTGAATCGGAGAAGAAATAAGAAAGCGTCGGAGAGCTCAGACGACGAGAACTCCAACGGAGGGTACAGCGAGGTCAACGGCCGCAACTACCGCGACCTGGAGAGCTTCCAGAAAGCACAGCTTAGGAATAAG ATAAAGCGCGCGGGCGGCAACATAAACACGGCCGCCGCTGAACCTCGACCCTCGGACAAGCAGACGAAGCGGCAGCTCGTGATGCACAACAAGGCGCCCATGTGGAACGAGAACAGCCAGGTGTACCAGCTCGACTTCGGCGGCCGGGTCACGCAGGAGTCGGCCAAGAACTTCCAGATAGAGTATCATGGGAAACAG GTGATGCAGTTTGGGCGGATCGACGGCAACGCTTACACATTGGACTTCCAGTATCCGTTCTCGGCACTTCAGGCGTTTGCAGTGGCACTGGCCAACGTCACGCAACGTCTGAAGTGA